Proteins from a single region of Thermosipho japonicus:
- a CDS encoding C69 family dipeptidase: protein MCDTMVALQNATVDGSIIFAKNSDREPNEPHIGIYIERKKHQEKKVKCTYIEIEQVPETYSCILFKPSWIWGAEMGVNEYGVVVGNEAVFTKLISKEESLIGMDYVRLALERSKTAKEAVDTIIKLLEKYGQGGKCGYSKNLYYDNSYLIADFNEAYVLETAGKEWVYKEIKDVYSISNSITLKDNYDNSSLSEKINFKETFEKKFLSKIASGDFRRNITYNKLKNLSGKIDVKDMIEILRIHTDSKNFINGSLKSICMHSGSLISSETTGSFVVKLKDGVIKIYATLSSRPCSSIFKPLAFNNFLYAEDEVQSAVNYWSKRKKLVEKLSKNSELKKKFIQERDKLENEILNTEWNEKSLIELWDKEDMLINEFLL, encoded by the coding sequence ATGTGTGATACTATGGTTGCATTGCAAAATGCAACAGTTGATGGTTCAATAATCTTTGCAAAAAACAGTGATAGAGAACCAAATGAACCTCATATAGGAATTTATATTGAAAGGAAAAAACATCAAGAAAAAAAGGTAAAATGTACATATATAGAAATAGAACAAGTACCGGAAACTTATTCATGTATATTATTTAAACCTTCTTGGATTTGGGGAGCAGAAATGGGTGTAAACGAGTATGGAGTTGTTGTTGGCAATGAGGCTGTGTTTACTAAACTTATTTCTAAGGAAGAATCTTTAATAGGAATGGATTATGTTAGATTGGCACTTGAAAGATCAAAAACTGCAAAAGAAGCTGTTGATACAATTATCAAGCTTTTAGAAAAATATGGTCAAGGTGGGAAATGCGGATATTCCAAGAATTTATATTATGACAACTCATATCTAATTGCAGATTTTAATGAAGCTTACGTTCTTGAAACTGCTGGAAAAGAATGGGTATATAAAGAAATAAAAGATGTATACTCTATTTCTAATTCAATAACTTTAAAAGATAATTATGACAACTCCTCATTAAGTGAAAAAATAAATTTCAAAGAGACATTTGAAAAAAAGTTTTTATCCAAAATAGCATCTGGTGATTTTCGAAGAAATATAACTTATAACAAGTTAAAAAATTTATCTGGAAAAATTGATGTGAAAGATATGATAGAAATTTTAAGAATTCACACTGATTCAAAGAATTTTATAAACGGTTCATTAAAAAGTATATGTATGCATTCAGGAAGCTTGATTTCAAGCGAAACTACTGGAAGCTTTGTTGTTAAATTAAAAGATGGAGTAATAAAAATATATGCAACTTTGAGTTCAAGACCTTGTTCTTCTATCTTTAAACCACTTGCATTTAATAACTTTTTATACGCTGAAGATGAAGTTCAAAGTGCTGTAAATTATTGGTCTAAGAGAAAAAAACTTGTTGAAAAACTTTCTAAAAATTCAGAACTTAAAAAGAAATTTATCCAAGAAAGAGATAAACTAGAAAATGAAATCCTAAATACTGAATGGAATGAAAAATCATTAATAGAGCTTTGGGATAAAGAAGATATGCTAATTAATGAATTTTTACTTTAA
- a CDS encoding lysoplasmalogenase, whose translation MKKIIFILFVIITTTFFANQFEIRLPAYDKENGVYQIYTFEYPDKLEVTVVFWDEDHPSLFIDFIYDIYRFFKWGRFYDIETFFILDDRVIFEDDYCNSQSYFQTENLHNYKELSTDVFENDGEKLVIYVSTWNHMFSNKPLPNTNYITYFPTNLVGTRRDVEQFFSWHKNKKLITTFVLTLIVFLFFVLTVFFKKKSKSKVIFKVLTTFTIFLISLLNSSGVEFLIVAGLFFGMLGDFLLEFEDKFLHGMVSFLIGHIFYLLSFLMKFGLPNILVFFIILSILLILYFVILFKKSKNFKIPILIYTIAIGIMFSFTFSPAFKDIYYLRFMLPLAGGLFVFSDFLIAIEKFVRKIKYSEIIILGTYFLAQLIIALSTIF comes from the coding sequence ATGAAAAAGATCATTTTTATATTATTTGTTATAATTACCACAACCTTTTTCGCAAATCAATTTGAGATTAGATTACCAGCTTACGATAAAGAAAATGGTGTTTATCAAATTTACACATTTGAATATCCAGATAAACTTGAAGTAACTGTAGTTTTCTGGGATGAAGATCATCCCAGTTTATTTATTGATTTCATCTATGATATATATCGTTTTTTTAAATGGGGAAGATTTTATGACATTGAAACATTCTTTATTTTAGATGATAGAGTGATTTTTGAAGATGATTATTGCAATTCTCAATCATATTTTCAAACAGAAAATTTGCATAATTATAAGGAATTATCAACTGATGTTTTTGAAAATGATGGAGAAAAATTAGTAATATACGTTTCTACCTGGAATCATATGTTTTCAAATAAACCTCTTCCTAATACAAACTATATAACTTATTTCCCCACTAATCTTGTTGGAACTAGAAGAGATGTTGAACAATTTTTTAGTTGGCATAAAAATAAAAAGCTTATTACTACGTTTGTTCTCACCTTAATAGTTTTTCTTTTTTTTGTTTTAACAGTTTTTTTTAAGAAAAAATCAAAAAGTAAGGTTATTTTTAAAGTACTAACAACTTTTACGATATTTCTTATTTCACTATTGAACTCCTCAGGTGTTGAATTTCTAATTGTTGCTGGACTTTTTTTTGGAATGTTAGGAGACTTTCTTTTGGAATTTGAAGATAAATTTTTGCATGGAATGGTTTCATTTTTAATTGGTCATATCTTTTATTTACTATCCTTTTTAATGAAATTTGGCCTTCCAAATATTTTAGTATTTTTTATAATACTCTCTATTTTATTAATTCTCTATTTTGTTATATTATTTAAAAAGTCAAAAAACTTTAAAATTCCAATTTTAATCTACACAATTGCTATTGGCATAATGTTTTCCTTTACATTTTCCCCTGCATTTAAAGATATATATTATTTAAGATTTATGTTGCCACTGGCTGGTGGATTATTTGTTTTCTCCGATTTTTTAATTGCTATTGAAAAGTTTGTAAGAAAAATAAAATATTCTGAGATAATTATATTAGGAACGTATTTTTTAGCTCAACTTATAATAGCTCTATCTACTATCTTTTAA
- a CDS encoding multidrug transporter — protein MKRGEIVGATTLLGLGIGFFTDSPLKFIGSLLIGTGVGLLIDYITSVFSERKKQSSS, from the coding sequence ATGAAAAGGGGAGAAATTGTTGGAGCTACAACCTTATTAGGGTTAGGAATTGGATTTTTTACTGATTCACCTTTAAAATTTATTGGTTCATTATTAATCGGAACTGGCGTTGGACTTTTAATTGATTATATTACTTCTGTTTTTTCTGAAAGGAAAAAGCAATCTTCCTCCTAA